The Amblyomma americanum isolate KBUSLIRL-KWMA chromosome 2, ASM5285725v1, whole genome shotgun sequence genome contains the following window.
AATTCTCCtttgcgcttcttcttcttcttcttcttcttcttcttcttcttcttcttcttcttcttcttcttcttcttcttcttcttcttcttctttttcttcttctcaagtaatatggcacatacccacgtggggggattggccaaggtatagggtagaatgccaatgaagcatttgcgcggggaaggaaacgtcagaagactgaatcaagataaaaaaaaattcctagcgaggtcttcttcttcaccccaggtatatggcacatacccacacggggagattggccaaggtgtagtagaataaacaaagaagtttccatggaagatgacgacaaaaggGTAGCACCAATAGCgaggtcttcttcttcttctcctcaagtaatgcGAGGTCGCGTTCCaagcgtcatcttcatcaacgccgctggcgatgccagcgccgctacagttCTTTCTTTTGGTGCTTCTACCCTTTGGTACTCAACAGGAATGTGCTCTCCGCCATTCAGTTTCCTGAATAACGTTTTCCATTCCTTTTAGACACGAAATATCTGCTATCctaaatttttttctgaattcCATCTGCCGGATACCCATGTTCAAAATTCATCAGTAATCAAAAGATCCGAAACTCTGCACGTATAGCCTCATTCCCATTTTCAGTCACTCGTCTTCGCCCAGACTGCTTTcctttattcttatttttttattacatGAAAAAAGTTTTTGAGCATTTTTCAgtcaccgcctgtgtcttggccaatctCCAGCAGTGGGCACGCGCCATTATCTCCTTGAAGACAAGGAGAAGAAGCCCGTGGTGGCCGCTATGCTGTTGCGTGTAATACTATCCAGCCCTTGACTACGCTGACTTCTATATGTGACTGACTCTTGGCAGCAGCAACATGAGCCAACCCCCATCCTTGCCCAGTGGCTCAGGCCAGAAGGCAGCCGGGGTGGCCGTGCTGAGACAGCGTTCCCCAAGCAAGCGCCCGGCAGCACAGGGATCCAGGACGCTGCGCAGGAGTGTCAGTACGACAGCCATCAAAGAGAACAGGCCAGTGAACATCTTGGAACAGCCCAAGCGGCCGAATCCCGGTGCCGTTAAGCCCGCGCCACTAAGCACGGTCAACCTTGCCACCGGGACCCGAAGCGGTGCACGCCCCAAAGCACCCGTCATGGCGGCGGCACTGGCACCATCGGTAGCCGGCAAGCGGAAGCCCTGGGACCTCCAGGGACGTATTCATGACCTCAATGAGAGGATTAAGGGCCTGTCAGGCGAAAAGGAGCAGCTCAGCCTCGAGAACACCGCCAGGCTGCAAGAGCTCGAGAGGCTGGCCGCTGAGCTAAGTGAGGAGCGCACTAAGAATTCTGAGCTCTCTGCGACAGTCTCTGAGCTTCAGTCGGCTCTCAGCACAACGGAGGCGAAGCTGAATTCTGTTGTGTCGGAGCGGAGCTCGCTAACCCTTCAGCTGACATCCGCGGCAGAGCAGATACAGACGCTGCATCGGTCGCTTGCAGAGGCCACGGGAGCTTTGGCAGGGCTTCGCCTTGAGCGCTTGGCCCTCATGGAAGCACGGGAATCCCTGGAGGCCCAAAGGGCAACGCTGGCCACCGATAAGGAGCAGTTGGAATCGACGGCCACCGCCCTCCGCGCCAAGGCGACGGAGCAAGAGGCGCACCTCAGTGCCTCCGAGCAGGACCGTCGGGCACTGCACAACAGCCTTCAGGAGCTCAAGGGAAACATCCGCGTGTTCTGCCGCCTGCGCCCCCTCCTCCCCGCCGAGAACGCTCCGCAGCGACCCTTCCTGAGGCTACCAGACGAGCGGACTATTGAGGTGCTCCGCACGGATCCGGAGAGCCAGCGAGAGACGGTGCTGTCCTTCAGCTTTGACCGGGTGTTCCCGAGTACGGCCAGCCAGGCGGCGGTGTACGTCGAGGTGTCGCAGCTGGTGCAGAGTGCACTGGACGGCTACCACGTGTGCATCTTTGCGTACGGCCATACGGGCGCCGGCAAGACCCATACCATGGAGGGGGACGAGGACGACGAGCGCAGGGGCATCATCCCGCGCGCCCTCCGCCAGGTCTTCCAGACGTCCCAGAAGCATCCCCACTTGACGTATACCATGGTGGCCAGCTCTGTGGAGGTCTACAACGAGACCCTTCGCGACCTCCTGGTTCCTCCGTCCCAGGCAGACAAGGCCCCGCCGCTGCAGCTCAAGATGGCCAGCAAGGACGGGCCCGTCACATTGGCCAATTTGACTGAGGTGCCAGTCATGTCGGCCCAACATATTGACCAGCTGCTGCAGTGTACGCGGAAGAACAGGGCCGTGGCCGCCACCAAGTGTAACCAGCGGTCATCCCGGTCCCACTCGGTCTTCTGCCTGGACGTTACGAGTCGCAACACACACACGAAGCTCGGTTGTCGAGGTCGGCTGAACCTGGTGGACCTGGCAGGCAGCGAGCTACTGTCGGTGTCACAGTTGGCGGGGGTGCGCCTGCGGGAGGCCCAGAATATCAACCGCTCCCTTGCCAACCTGGGCAACGTCTTCCTGGCACTCTCCAACCGGTCTGGCCACGTGCCGTACCGAAACTCCAAGCTGACGCACCTCCTCATGGACAGCTTGGGCGGCAACAGCAAGACACTAATGCTGCTGAACATCTCGCCGCGGGAGGATAACATAGAGGAGACAATCAACTCACTCCGGTTCGCCACCATGGTCAACCGGTGCCATATCGGAACAGCGCGCAAGCATTATTGAGGGCGCACCAAAATGGAACAAAGCATTGCTGCTGCCATGAATTTCTTTGTAATAATTTTATGTAACCATCATAACTTTATGTAACCCGCACGCCTAAATCGTTTACCTCTGAGCCTAACTAGAGGACTGTGTGGATCGTAAAAGACACTGCTGTGGTCAGCGGACAGTCAAGGTCCAGTGACTAGAGGAGAAGGAAAGCCTCAGATAATTTGGGGTGTTATTTTGCAGCGCCAGCTGTTATTGGGACGTAAGGCGGTTTTGCGACGTCCGACAGAGTGTGCTTTTATGACGTCAGCATCACGTGGCTCGTGAGCGCGTCCTCACTCTGTTCTTCGCTACCGTGACCGGAGAAGATCTGAAGGAAGTGCTCCGAGCAACGAAGGGAACGCCGCCGCCAACACGAGCGCTAGCGACGATTGCGTGAAGATCCACATTTTGCGCATCCGTGAATAGGATCGGAAGTGTCAGCGGCACCGGGACCGAGAGTGCGCGCCCGCGCAGCTGAAGCCGCCAGATGCAAGAGACAGGCGAACCACGATAGTTTCACCGGGGCGTTTCAACGTCTGTTTAAAGGTCATCCGTTCGGCTTTGCGTGTTCGGTTTGCGATAGTCACCCAAATATGATCCGCGTTTGAACGAGCCGTTATAGCTTCAACAGCAGGGCAGCTTTAACTGGCGGTTTTAACGTAATcctcaaaaaaataataaatgttcCCCAAGGTGGTCGGGGCTGCGCCTTACGGACCAGCTGTCCCTTTTTTTCCTACGCAGCAGCTCCCGCCGCGTCATTTGCTGACTAAGGAGTTGCAAGCTGGAAACAATCTGGGAACCTCCAAGCGGTTTTCGCACCTGCGTTACAGACGTGCTGGCTGCTCTGTGCTGCTTGCTCGTGCGTCCCCGTCGGCCGACAACGGTGTGTGCAAATCATGGCAAATATATGCGCTAGTCACTACGCCTCGCTCCTACAGAAGATTGAGAGCCGTGGCGCACCATAATGGTGTGTGCAAGGCAAACCGATATCCCTCTTCTAGCCCTCCTCGGAATATCCTGTCGACAATGTTCTCGTCGACTGTTAGACTGTCGTGGAGCAAGCTataggggagaaaataagtgcattgTTGGTTGGATGGAAGCACAGGCGGGTCCCCCTGGAGGTGTTGGGTCATGGAACCGAGGGCCGGAGggtcgataggctgacgacctaagcctctactggTGGATAACACCACGAgtacttccggtgtctgaaaaaccgtgAAAAACACTCGACGGCTAGTAGCTGGGCGGTCCGAAACAACCCCTGTGAGTCGGAATAACCGATGACCTGGTCTGCGGTCGGTACGGACTGTGGAGCCAGGAGTCGTGGAGGGGCCGCAGGTGGCTAACCCCGACGTAGGTTCCCCTTTCTCCCGCGGTCGGGGCCCTTTGCGTTTGGTGGGTGGGTGGTCGCGCATCCCGTGAGCGGGGGCCGCGCCATTGGGAAATCTCGACGGCCTTCCTGTCCTGGCCATacaggccagtaatggagtcgagacaTTCGAAGGATATGAAagaaaaactcgctgtccccactCCCCTCCAAATTCCCATGACCAATTTATCCAACCTCTTCCGCTacttcccaggggagatcagggagtctccccgggcccgctaccctggctgtgggtcgctatagtAGCATTCTCctattgatttctttccaccCTCGGGTGGCAAAATTTCAATTGCCCCAGGGCCACATCTTTTATGTTATTATTGGGATTATACCTCCGATACAGCAGTGGTGCGGGAGAGGCcattattatttttcatttcgtTGCGGCAACATACAGTATGTTGACGCAATATATGTTAGACTGCCGAATGCcgaagtgtgctgactaccggaGGACATGCGCCTTTCCATTCATAGGTTCCGAAATCATGGGATCTGCTTTCAGCAGTGTCTTATGACACTTCAGACACTTTTGACCACGGTTATCAGAAGTGAGAATAATACTTCTCCTGCCTCCTACAGAGATTTCGAGGTTTGGGGGTGCCGTAATGAATCAGTATGCGGCTCAAAATCAGACCATGTGGCTTGGAAACTTTTGATGCACCTGTACATCGACGAGCAAGTGTAGTTTTTTCTGCCATCACTGTCAAGGCAGTGGGGCGCCTAAGGCCGAATACAGCACGCATACACTGTACACCGCAGACCACTGGATGCGAGTTGAGTTTAATAGGCTGAAATTTTCGGTGGACACATACTGTTCGTCAGCCCTTTTTTGAACCGGACGTGAGACGAAGTTTATGTGATGCGGGACCGGGAAAGGAGCTAATACTTCgtcttcataatcatcatcatcagcagcctgactaagCACACTGCTTTAtaaaggcctttcccatatctctccaattaaccctctcaccacaaccacaaattaccatactttttttttacgcagccgcTACCGCCTGTTATTTTATTCAATTATGTAACCATGCACCTCAGGTAGCACGGCGAACACTGGGTTACTATTTGCCTTATAACGCATAAGGGTGAGACCCCAAACGCGAGCAGTACAGCTTAACGCTCGAGAAGAGTGAACTGTCCTCAAGCGCACTCCTTGAAAAGTGAGTGCGCATCACTCTTTTTCTACTTCTGTTTTCTTTCTCAGTGCAGGAAGCACTGAAAAGCGTGTTAGCCGCGTCAACCACAACGAGCTCAAGCCTGCTGGCGCCGGCGAGCACTCAAGTGGCGACAAGAAGCTCGCAAAAAACTGCTGTGCAAAGAATTTATTGCCAATCCTTGTGCAAGACAACGCGTTAGAAGGcacaggagtttttttttttcgttttaagaGTCAGGTGTCGTGATGGGACATGAAGGCGGTGAAGTACGTTGCCCGAAGAACACGCTGAGTGCCGATGCGAAGGCGATGGAGGCCTAACCCTCTGGGGAACATAACCGAGAATTTGCAAGAACACTGATAAGAACTTGTGTAAGTACTGAAAGGAGGGCAATCATCATGACATGATTAAAAGTCTTCGTCATGCCTGTCTGCCACTTACAGCAGTAAAGTCGGTTCCCTCAATGAAATGGTAGCAGTAATCACCTTAACAATGTCAATGTGTCAATTAAAAAAATGTCAGATTTTAATTGCTGGTACGACCGCTCCATTTAAAAATAGGAAGGAAAAATATACACAGAACAAAAGAGGAGAGAAGTGTATTTGTGCAGTAGCACGTGAATAAAGGAAGCCGGTGTCTGTCCTGCACTAATTTTTTTCAAAAGGGCGGTGGAGCTGAAGGCACAGTCGGCGGTGTCTTGAGCAGCCTTCGCGAAAGTTCGTTCACTAGCTGGCTGAAGACTATTGAATCCACGTTCTGTCCTACGAGGCTGAGGAGAAAGACGTCGCCAGCTGACATGGAGGACACGACAGCAGTGATGCGCCTGTTGTCCGGATAACGCCAGCCCAGAAGCCGTCGCCTGAGGGGCGCGCTTAGCAGTAGCAGTACACGGTAAATAACCACCAGGACGCCGGCGACCAGCAGGAGCGCGTACCAGAACCACAGGAATGCGAACAGCTTCTCGTTGAGGATGTTAAGCGGCAGGACGCAGATGGCCTCGCGGTTCTCGAGAGCGCCAGAGTCGCCGTACTTCAGGAAAGAGCACATGGCAATCCGCGGGAAGGCCATCACCGCAGGACTAACGAACTCACGGCCATCGCCCCGATGCCAGCGGACAAGGTCCCAGCCGTAGGTGAGGAACCCTCCTCCCAGCACGTAGTCCGTGAAGCCCACCTGAGCTACGACGTTGAAGACGCTAAGTGCTTCACAGATGAGGTACTTCACCAGGTAGCAACGGTTGTGATTCATGTTGGCCACGAGGAAGTCGGCCATCTGCGACCGAAGATCTGCTCGGTCTTGCGGGATCGCAGAGCGGATGTCGAGGGCGGCCACAATGGCGGGGACCTTGCCGCCTTCCCAGGCCTTCCAAAGCCAGCGCGGCGCGTAGAAGCAGAGCGCCTGGGCGAACATCAGGAAGCAGACCCACTGGTAGTAGGTGTGGTACTTGCGGTCGCCCCTGCTGGGTCCCGCTCCAGGATAGACGACGCTGCCATTGTACGAGGCGTTGAACAGACTGCGCAGGCTGAACGTAGACTCGACCCAGCAGAAGGAGTTCACTACGCTCTCGGGCAGCGTCGGGCAGTAGCACTCGATGGGCGTACCAACGTATTCCTTGGCGGTGAGGAGCATGCAGAATGCCATAAGGAAGGCCACTGTGACACCGGTGTGCAGACGGAAGACGTTGCCATCGATGTGCACCGTGCGCAGCTTGAAAAGCTTGCTCAAGTGGCCCAGAAGATTGAACATGACTGGTTCAATTTAGACTTTGCTGAACGGTCTCGCAAATGCGACGTTGCGAATGGACTGCGGGTCAGTCGAAAGATGCGTGACTGTGACGCCAGCGCGAGCCTAGGCCGCGTTCTTTCTCCTTCTTTACGAAGGCTGTCCACGGACAGTCGGAGCATCGGGGAATATCTTGTGGAAGAAATACATCAAAAACTGACATGAAACACGCATGGGATAGAAACAATGCTTTCAAACTTTCTTACAGAATGTATCATACCACCAATTCTGtgaaaaagcatttttaaacgggAAACCGTttaagaacgcaattttttcatataatgtaagatttcgctataacaatcaacatatctgcagatcacccgacggcagtcttgaatttttttctatttgcgtttttgctaccgtcaaatgcgttccgcattggttttctatgggagtcttgaCTGTTCGATGCtaccgatggaaacacttgaaaagaaagattttgctacatatcagaagaatagatcattaccttcaatattactgCAAAGCAAAAGTAtcttgcaattttccaatttttaaaatttttgtcctaAATTCCTGGACATGCAAATCTACTGATATTTTAATCCCGGTAGAAGGCGGCAGGCACCTTCAACGAGCTGCATGTTTCCAGGACCATATTTCCTGTCATCTGCTTATGTCTGGTGCTACAGAGCCTGACTATcattattttcattatttattaACATGCTTTAAAACAGTGCTTCCTAGTGCTATAACGATAAGAAATAGTATGCCCTCTTTAACGACATATTGCCTCCGACGGACCTATTAGCGATACTGTCACCCACACAATACCCAAGTTACTGTCCTTGGTGAGCAGCAAGCCCCACGCTCTACCATGCATCTTGGGAATGGCAGGACAAACCGGACAAAATGTTAATAGTGCCATAAATGACACACAAGCAGTGGGAGGCGGCCCTGACCAGCGGGAACCTGACCCGCAGGTCTGGATCATGcagctagtccgcaagtcagctgccaccagcagagccctggactaggggccccgaccaCCAGGCTCCTGCGAATTACTCTTttctaaataaaagttttctctctatctctcttacTACAGTGCTCGTAGCTTAGTTGAGTAGCGTAGGTGGCATAAAATCGCTATTTGTGAGCACCGACCACAAATATTCGCTAGCATGGAAGCTCGAGGGGCAGCCTCCTCACTTTCCATGGCATAATTATCATAGAAAATTAGGAAAAGCAAGACCTCGATGCGGTAAGCCTTTTTTTTCAGTGCTACATTTtttatgcatgtgtgtgtgtgtgtggggggggggggggtgagtggtTGTTCAGTAACACCGCTGGCTTTTCTACTCTGGTAAGCGAGGAGGCACAGATTTTGACCCCGCACCCTGGTAATAATTAGCGTCCATGTAAATCTCTGCGTATTTGTCGTTCATGCAAATGAGACCACAGTAGCCGAGGTAGAAATCCGTCAATTTATCCCACGGCGGCTTCTACCCATGACACGTCGGCTACTTTTACAGCAGGCGAAATTCAAAAGTGAAGAAAGCGCCGTCTAAGCCAACTTTTGTGCTTCCTAATGAatcccaggtggcctaaattaatcaagACGCTTCCACCACGGTACAGCTTACTGTACAGTTAACATGTCCCGGTGTAAGTATAGTTTGATTCTGGTCCTGGCATCCTCCTGTTCGTCGTCTGTCATATGGAGTTTTGCTAAGGAAATGCGTGCAAACATCTGCAGGGCGTTCAACCTATACGTAGTACTCCTATCCGGGCCTCTAAGGCGCCACTTAGTACACGACCTCTAAGTACACATTGCCATTAAGTAAAACGACCACTAAGTACACATATGCATTGACATTCGCGCGACATCAGCAGGAATGAAAAGCAGACTGCTGTGAAGGACGCCGATGCTACCAGGGCAATGTGGTAGCCGCGTGTCCCGAGCGTGCGACGTAAAGATAGCGTCGAGCTGCCCAGCGCCTAAACGAAAGCGTTCTCTGATGCCAGCACATTCTTAAGCTCTTAAGGAACATCCACAATGGCTAGTGTCAGACGTCGCGACTAGCCATTGTGGATCATGGATTATCGAACGGGTCTGCTTTGTGCCAAAAGGGTATCCCGTGACTTCTCGTGTTTCTGGAGCAGAGGGTGCTTGAAAGAATCTGTGGGTTTTAAAAGACACAGGTAGTTTTTCTGTTTATCCTTTCGTGTTCGTGAGTTCCTGCGTTGCACATTAATAGTGATCATGTGCCGTCATAGTAATAGCGGCATGCTATTTAT
Protein-coding sequences here:
- the LOC144118540 gene encoding innexin shaking-B-like, coding for MFNLLGHLSKLFKLRTVHIDGNVFRLHTGVTVAFLMAFCMLLTAKEYVGTPIECYCPTLPESVVNSFCWVESTFSLRSLFNASYNGSVVYPGAGPSRGDRKYHTYYQWVCFLMFAQALCFYAPRWLWKAWEGGKVPAIVAALDIRSAIPQDRADLRSQMADFLVANMNHNRCYLVKYLICEALSVFNVVAQVGFTDYVLGGGFLTYGWDLVRWHRGDGREFVSPAVMAFPRIAMCSFLKYGDSGALENREAICVLPLNILNEKLFAFLWFWYALLLVAGVLVVIYRVLLLLSAPLRRRLLGWRYPDNRRITAVVSSMSAGDVFLLSLVGQNVDSIVFSQLVNELSRRLLKTPPTVPSAPPPF
- the LOC144118539 gene encoding kinesin-like protein KIFC1 translates to MSQPPSLPSGSGQKAAGVAVLRQRSPSKRPAAQGSRTLRRSVSTTAIKENRPVNILEQPKRPNPGAVKPAPLSTVNLATGTRSGARPKAPVMAAALAPSVAGKRKPWDLQGRIHDLNERIKGLSGEKEQLSLENTARLQELERLAAELSEERTKNSELSATVSELQSALSTTEAKLNSVVSERSSLTLQLTSAAEQIQTLHRSLAEATGALAGLRLERLALMEARESLEAQRATLATDKEQLESTATALRAKATEQEAHLSASEQDRRALHNSLQELKGNIRVFCRLRPLLPAENAPQRPFLRLPDERTIEVLRTDPESQRETVLSFSFDRVFPSTASQAAVYVEVSQLVQSALDGYHVCIFAYGHTGAGKTHTMEGDEDDERRGIIPRALRQVFQTSQKHPHLTYTMVASSVEVYNETLRDLLVPPSQADKAPPLQLKMASKDGPVTLANLTEVPVMSAQHIDQLLQCTRKNRAVAATKCNQRSSRSHSVFCLDVTSRNTHTKLGCRGRLNLVDLAGSELLSVSQLAGVRLREAQNINRSLANLGNVFLALSNRSGHVPYRNSKLTHLLMDSLGGNSKTLMLLNISPREDNIEETINSLRFATMVNRCHIGTARKHY